The DNA sequence ccttctcaaataccttctcccttggagaatgactttttcattttatgaaaagaaggtaaatatggtgGTTATATGATTTTGCCTCTCTATTGATGGAGAGGTAtagatacctcttcaaaatgggaaaaggtataataccttctcaaatacctctccccttggagaatgatttttcatgaagaaaaggtaaatatggtagttatattagtttacctctccatttacctctccctttggagatgctcttataaatCAAGGCCTTTCTACCCTAATCTCCCACCGCCGCTCCCACAATTTCTTCACAAATCTTAAACGCTCCATCTGTGAAGAATACGACTCCCACAATTTCTTCACAAATCTTAAACGCTCCATCTGTGAAGAATACGACAGAGAAGAAAGAGAGCAGCGAAGAAGACGTACCATCCAACGCCTTCATCTCCATCCGACTCTAAATTCCGGTATATCCTCGATCACGAATCTCTTTGCAAAATCTCTGTTATTGCTAAACCAACTCATGAAAATGACCTCACACAACAGAAACTGAGAGCGCAAGGAACCGAAGCCGAAATCTCCTTAGTTCAAGCCAATTCGTTCACTATCTGTCATTGAAGGTATACACCTCTCCCATCCAATTCCAGTTTCATACTACTGCATCCATACACCCCATACTGCCGTTTTCCAAAATCTGTAATCAATCTACTAATCGAATGAATCGAAGCAAACTGAATTAAAGAATCAAACTTTAATTcaagaaatcaaattaagaACTTAtctgcgggttaatcgggacGAATTTGTGCGGTGTGTGTGTTCTTTGTTGAGTGTGCAAAGTTGGAgaatttgtgtgtgtgttctTTGTTTAAAGTTTTACAGTAGGGAGGAAGAGAGAGTCGCGATGGAGTTTGGGAAGGGAGTACTTGATTCCTTTATTATTTAATCcctttaatattttgaaatcttGCTTTTAAAATGGAATTGGGGGAGTATACGTGTGTATGCGTGTGTGTTGGGAAAGGGagttctttttatatattttttcacctTTATTCTTCAAATGGGTTATGTTTTAATAGATTTGGGGCTTGGGCTGTTTCTTTTCGAGTGGGCCGAGAATGATTGTTTCTGGCctgattttaattggaaaattCGTACTctgtttgataaaaataatcgaAGCCTTAGGATGCAAGcatcttattttatcttgattatttgtgttgatttatgtgttattttaaaattctaaaggTGATATCTAGCAAGGGAATCGCGATCGCAAGggaattaatataatttcggATTAAGCGAACGAGGTGGGCTCTCTTTTTAAACAAGGACAATGCCTAACTATTTTATCGATGGGAATGAAATGCGAAACTGTTTATCATgctgtattttgttttaacgTGCCTATCTGAAATGACTTTgccatttattattaaaatcaaattcggatccttgtagggccgcaaaccctacttgGATTAGTGTACACCTATGGTAGACCGTGTGTCAGCGTACGGGTCcatgggaaataacaaacaaaatgtaaagtttgtgattttttagaccaattttaaagttaatgggaaataccaaaatttgcTCAAAGTTaatggttttagagaccaatatccctttattttttcacatacAAAGATATTTGTTCATATTATGTCAAAACACATATTATAGATGTCAATAAGAAGATATTTGTAAGTCGACaaaatgtagttgacataTCACTACGAAGATATTTGTATGTCCAAAAAATTTAGTTGATGTACAAATATATGTTCGTGTTGACATCTATAACATGCATGTTGACATAGTTATTAGTTAGTATCAATCAACAAATAGTTATCAACTGATTATATCCCCTAAATCTTGCAAttagaaatattttggaaaGGTAAAAAGGAGTATGATAGTAGATTGAGTTTTGAGAAAAAAGCATTGAGTTTTGAGAAAAAAGCATGGCATTGAACCAACTTGGCTTGCAAATGCCTCCATTGTTTTGAGtatttaaatagtactccacccgtcccggataattcgtcccaattttccatttcggtctatcccacataatttgtcccatttctcttttttcatatttggtagtggactcatattccactaactcattcctactcacattttattataaaactaatatataaaagtatgacccacatacactaactttttcaactcacttttcattacaatttttaaaaccggtgcccggtcaaagtgggacgaattatctgggacggagggagtactaataattAGCCATGAGGAAGAAAAATTAAGGTTgatacaaataaaatgttagcATTTTTGAATTGAACCAACTTGTATTGTTTTGCAACTAAATTGAAAACGCAACTAACATAGttcattttgaatataaaGATAAAGGCGGTTCATGTTGGGCATTCTCAGCCGTGGGTGCAGTTGAAGCACTTCATCAGATCAAGACGGGATCTCTTGTGACCCTGTCCGGACAAGTACTTGGTGACTGGAACAAACACGAAAAACATGAGGGCGAGGGAGGATTCGTGGACTATGCTTTTGAGTACATTGTAAAGAATGGAATACACACCGAGAGAATACTATCCGTATCGAAGCTGTGTGCAAAAAAATGTGATGGAGAATTCAAGAATGATGaagtaaattttgttttaacaaTAATCTTTTTGTcccctttcttttttattataagtaCACATTTTTTATACCATCATGAAGCTAAAAGGACGTGTTGTAAGAATTGATCGTTGTGCTTATGTTCCCTCCAAAAACGAGAAGAAGCTACAACAGGCTGTTGTTAGTGTACATATTTGTACAGGCTGTTGAACTTTATTGGTTTAGAATTGATCTTCTAGTTTTTGTTGGATTAAGGAAATACCGCGGTGCGGTTAGATCTTTTCTGAAGCGTATTGCTGTTGTAACCACATAACCAAATACTTCTTTTCTTCTGTTTTAATGTTTAAGTCGAGATAGCGAAAACGAACAACGTGAACACATCTGCATTGACCAATTCCGAGATTCGTGATATTATTCTTGGAGCTGATATCGAAAAAGAACAACGTGAACACATCTGCATTGACCAATTCCGAGATTCGTGATATTATTCTTGGAGCTGATATTATGTACACGGATTGTCGACTGCAACAGATGTTTGATATTGTCCACTTTGGGTCAAGCCcgcacggatttgtttttgggtcactcccaAAAGGCCTGATTGGCATtggacatgaattatatacatCTTCCAACTTCCCTCAGACTCCCGACATGGGATGAGTTTGAACATAACACCAGATCTGCGCACACAACTTGCAGGTTACCTTTATGGTGTAAGTCCATCGGACAATCCCCAAGTCAAGGAAATCCGGTGTATTTCCATGATGCCACAGTGGGGTACCCACCAGCAAGTTCATCTACCATCAGCTCTACCAGAACATGATTTCTTGAATGACTTCGAGCCGTTAGGGTGGATGCACACTCAGCCGAACGAGCTTCCTCAGCTGTCACCACATGCTTATACTCGCTTCATCTTCACCACAATGAGGCCACCATCTACCTCAAGACAACCACCATACTggtcattttattaatttattcccattttaccattttgagGAAAAATCATCTCCACTTGGCGTTGAAGAAGTTGCATAATCCCTTTTCACGCATTTCATTCATGAATGATCTTGCTTTGTCAACCTCATTTTGCTTTAGCAGAATCTTGATGATGACATGGTAGGTCACACATTAGGTCCACAACCACGGTTCTCCATCTCTACAAGCAAGCGTTTTCCGATGAACTTTATTGACAAAATTAAACCATTTATTAAACTTTATTACTAGTTTACCTAGttggtcattttttttaaaaaaattccataaaatgatgatcaaaaaatgaagatcacaagtcaaaattttcttttattcaaatttcaaataagtgTGATTTTGATATAATTCAGCGAGAATTCGCCGAGATAGGAGGGTCCGTTCACGGAGAAACTCCGTCGAGCAACCAAATAACAAAGCCGGAAAAATAAAtagcagaaaagtaaaagatgaTAAAAGATTAATATTTCTTTCATGAATgattcaaaagataacaaaagcatcctatttataatactccatccgtccgccatcaggagtctcattccttagcggcacgggttttataaaatgttaagaaaaatgggtggaaaaggttagtggaataggagtctcacatgtatatattagttttaaatgaaatgtgaatggaATGGGTTAGGtgaaggtgggaccctattaccatttatggtaaaagtgaatcgaGACTGTTATTCGCGGAcgtactaaaatggaaaaacatgactcctattcgcggacggagggagtactacctAATACCCTAACTTAGTGATCAAGAAATAGGAAAGATATGctaaatcaataatatatgaaataatagAGATATGAGATATAATACTACCTAATACCCTAACTTAGTGATCAAGTGCAGCGGATGAGAATTGATCATGGGTCTTTAAGAAGACGTTGAGGAAATTTGATACGAGTATATCTACAGAATATTCCCATAtctccattatttatatattattgatttagCATATCTTACCTAATTATATATCACCATTCTATATAAGACAATTACAATTAACAAAAcggaagaaaaataattagtcGAATTTTAGTATTTCATATCATGACGTGGAGAATATAGAGATGTGTCAATTATTCAAGATCCAAAACAAAGCAACAATTATAGCGAAAACTATGATAGTGTTACCGTGAATATAGTAAATGGAAGGAAGAGAAGTTTAgagaaaatattgataaaattattctaATGATATTATTAACATTGTTCATGGGTATCTTTTTTGGGCTTGTCTAAGCACATATAGTACTTTCTATGGTAAAACCAAGGATTTGTAGATATAATGCCAATTACATCACTTGTGTTCTACAGAAAGCTACTTTACGAGTGTCGATCCCGGCGCAGCTGTGGCACCCTGCGCTCCATCTCAACGATACCCGACGACGTTGGGCCCCTCCCAGCTTCTGTGGATTGGCGGAAGAAAGGCGTATGTGAAGGTCTGACCGGTGGATGCTGAGCATACTCAGCCGTCGGTGCAGTTGAAGGCCTTCTTCACATTAAAACGGGATCTCTTGTGAGCCTTTCCGTACAACAACTTATTGACTACCAGAAACTCAGAATACCAGCGACTAATGGTCGGGGAGGACGTGCACAAATGGCTCTAGAGTACATTGCAAAGAAAGGAATTTACACTGAAGAGGATTATCCATATCGACTTTGTAATGAAGAATTCAACAACAAAGATAAAGTAgattcttttttctctttttttgtccatatttttttttactataatacATTTTTTGGTCTCTTTTTGAAGCTAAAAGAATGTCGTGTTGTAACGATTGATGGCTATATGCATGTACCATCCAACAACGAGAAGAAGCTACAACAGGCTATTGCGAAACAACCTATTTGAGCATGTGTATGTACAGACGATGATTTTGAAGAGTACACTAGGGTTAGTGATCAAAAcctctttttatatataatacttTCTTGttctatcatttttactaatatGTAAAAACGGTATATTCTCTAGCTTGTACTCATCCAATGTGAATCATGCTGTCTTGATTGTAGGTTATGGTACATCTGAAAATGGGACAGACTATTGGATATTAAAGAATTTGTGGGGAACGGACCAGGGACTAAATGGCTATATGCATATGTTACGAAATTCAGTGAAGCGCGAAGGCGTATGTAGGATCACCATGATGGCATGTTACCCTATTATAGGGAGCCCAACTCCATTCTGGTCTAATGTGATCCCTCCACGCATGCAGCATCGATGGGgtaattttttatgtcaaaccAAGGATCGGTTGATATAATGGGTCTTATCTTAGTCGGTCCTAGGCCTAAACCGAGCCACGGTTTAGAAAAAAAAGCCCATTTGGAGCCCACAGCAACGAATAAGTACAATTCAGACTTGCTTTGTTTCACTGGTGGGCAGGGCTTGGGCTGGCACATATCAAGTTAGTCCGACCCAATTCACAACTGTATAAAGAAGTTGCGATATATCAAACTCTATAgcttatttcataatttagcctagtcattcatcattcatgtCCCTTGTCtccatttttatgtttattcaCAAGtaatacaataataattttcatgtCAAATTTTGCATAACCCATCTATCCAAGCAGAATCACAACCTTATTAGGCCTACAAAGTTTTAAATCCACAACCTTTTGGAATAATTTAACGGCTTCCGCCGCCTTACCCTCTAAAAACAATCCTGTAATGAGAGAGCTGACTGAGACCTAGCCCTATTTTTCTCATAGCCCGAACGGGTTTGACAGCGCGAGAATCATGTAAAAgaacaaaatgaatataaattctGAGAGTTAGCAAATACAGAAATGCAGATAGAAAACCTCAACAACTAACCATTTAGCTCATCTAAATATAACAAgttttgaaaacaaataaactttCATGATATTCGCATGTTCAAGGCCAAAATCTAAACAATTCATGAATAAATACATCTAAGTTCAATAGGAGATACTCCCCTGTCCGCAACCAATCGAgccattttgccattttgaataaaaaccATCTCCACTTGGCGTTGAAGATGTTGCATAATAAGCTGAGAATCCCTTTTCACGCATTTCTTTCATGAATGATCTTGCTTCGTCAACCTCATTTTGCTGTAGCAGAATCTTAATGATGACAAGGTATGTCACACGATCAGGTCCACAACCACGGTTCTCCATCTCTACAAGCAAGCGTTTTACCTCCTCCAAACACCCTTCTCGACAAAATGAACCAACGATCATATTATATATGGAAACGTTAGGTTGCAAACCTTTCGAAGGAAGTTGATTGAAAAGATCTCTTGCATCATCATGTTTTCCACTTTTGCATAACCCATTAATGAGAGCACCGTACATGACTATGTCAGGGGTAAATCCTTCATCTTCAATCATGCGCAGCAATGAAAGAGCCTCGTCAATCTCCCCTTTCCTACACATCCCATCCAACAATGTAGTAAAAGTATGCATGTTAGGACGCACTTGTTGAGCTTTCATATCCTCGAAAAGTTTCAGGCCCTCAACAATTCTATCTTTACTAAATAATCCATGTATCATTGTAGTGTAAGTATGTGTATTATGCACCAAACCTTTACCCGGaatatcaagaaaaagaaGCCAAGCTTCATCCACACTTCCCTTCTTGCAATATCCATTCAATAAGCTGCTATAACTAACAATATTAGGCTTTAGGCCCATCTCTACCATGGAATCGAGCAATTGTTTTGCTGTATCAATTTCACCTTTCAAACAAAATCCCTCAATCAGTGTACTATAAGTGAAGACATTGGGAAAAATATTCTGCTGCGTCATAGTTTCCAACACATTCGCAGCCTCATCCATCTTTCCTTCCTTACAATATGCATCGATCAATATACTGAAAGTACGCACATTCAAAGATATCTTGGAATTGGCCATTTCATTCAATAAGTCTCCAACATCAGTATGCCTACCATTGTCAAACAGTCCCTTAATCATGGTATTATATGTGACAACATCGGGTAACATACCCTTGTTGGTCATCTTAAGCAGAAGTTCCAAAGCTTCATCTATTTGTCCACCCTTGCAGAACCCATTAATTAATGTGTTATAAGCGTTAATGTTGGGTCTCCACCCACAACTTTCTAATCTACGAACCCAATCATAAGCTTCAACGACCTTTCCAGTTTTGCATAACCCATCTATCAAGTGCAGAATCATAACACCATTAGGCTCGCAAACTTTTAAATCTAGAACCTTTTGGAACAATTTCACAGCTTCCGCCTCCTTGCCCTCTAAAAACAACCTTCTAATGAGAGGGTTGATTGTCGCAGCATCTGGTTCGTATCCACTCTTAAAAAACAAGGCCACGATAGCAAAACCAGAGTTTATGTCTTTCAAGTGACAGCAACAGTTAACCGCAATATTCATAGTGTAACGATTAACAGGGAAACCCTTCTGAAGCATTTCATCGAACACATTGAGGGCAAAGGAATACTGCTCAATCTTTACACAGACACTCATAAATTTGTTGTACACTAGAATAGAAGGCTCAGGCCGCATACTCTTCATCTCTCCAAACAATTTAATAGCATCATCTAATTCTTTAACACTACTGAAATCTATTGTGCGCCGCTTAGGTTGGAAAGCCTTGgttgagaagagagagaatggaggAGAGAGAATACCCGATTTATGAGACCGTCGATTGATAAATCCTCTTCCATGAACGAGCTCGATTGCAGAAACAGCAGCCCTTCTGCTCATCTTCCTTACTCGGCGGGTGAAGATAGAGATCCTGAAGGAATCAATCAATTGGCGAAGAATAATTCTATTTTGGAAGGAAAACAGAGGAAACAATTATCCGTAGCACTCCGTTTATATATatcccaactaaattgagtcgTATACCGTATTCATTTCgtaaaattccaaatatgttaaggcattaaaaaaaaaattactataaattttattttattatttctcctactttttatcacctttcatattttaatttaactttattaaccaatttaattagagtagtttctTAATCTTTGTGTCCTAAATATTGCTTCACCTTAAAAGGTCATGGGGAGTACTGCTAATATACactcattattaaaataaaataattccaaaaattattactctttTAATCCACtactgataaaataattaatataacactaatattattaataatactcatgttaatattattattttatttcgtaACTTTATtctaaatatgtaaataattattgacattataaattcaaaaaactatttaaatattgattaatttattcaaagtATGCATTTTCTTtcctaatttataaaataataatttcagtatgaatttaattacatGGATGCTCAGATAATATGCGTAGTgtgtaatatttcaataaattggagttgtttcttttataccattttttaattttttaatcctaattaacaaatattaaaatgaaatgatcaaataaaagatgactaaatattttaatactatagtTACTTTGAGGCTCATCCTAGATATAACTTGGCACCCAAATTATATCCTCTTTATAAAAATTGCCCTGATCTATTAcgtgaaacaaaattaaaaatattaaatatattgcaACGAAAAGGGTTTCTAAACTTAGAGGCTCAACTAGTAAGACCTCTCCGCTTCCATTCGTTCGATAACTCGCCGCGCCTCCTCTTCCGTCGCAGGTACAACGTTCCGAATCTTGTGGCCGTTTCTCAGCGCGTCCGAGTTCACGGTGAAGGTGAAATAGAACTTGTTGGATACCTTGAGAGAGATGGAAGGTTAGTAAAACAACTCAATTGGTAACTTAGTTGATAAAACACTTCTCGTTCTAATCAATAAATCAGGGTGGTCGAGTCACCCAACGTGTATAAGTGTGGCCGTGTGGGAGTGAATTGTAACTCAAAACAGAGATACCATAGAAATTTCCTGACCTCACTCGATCGAAGCTCGGGCCGCATAACATGCGCCACAACTTCCACGTTAATCAGAGGTTTACTCGGATTCTCGAGTTCTGTATACAGCACACAGGAATTGAAACGGAGGAAGTTCCCAACATCAACCTGCGTTTATCAAAGTAACAGCGTTAGGTTCGTCTTTCTGGGCTTTCTTCGTACCTCAGAAATGATAAACAGTGTGTTTGCACCATGCACGATGGTTTCAGAAAGGCAACGTGTCATCGACTTACtggtttaaaaaaatctacatGATCGACTTCCTGAAAGCAAGGCGCACTTCCTGCAAAGGCATAAGCAGTCGCAAAGGCAAGCTCCAGAGCTCGCCTCATCAAAAACCCCCCAAATATTCGCCCGTGAATGTTCCTTTGCTGCGGCTGGCACATCAGTGAGTTCTGAAGGCAGGTATCCTTGATGAGAATACTATCTTGGGCGGCCAAAGCCGGCATATCACAAAAAATCCGACCCTCGGATAGCATTTCATTAAGCTTGTCCATATCCCTGTCATTGATTTCTTTCTTCTGTTCGcctttcctcttcttcctcaattTGTTCCTCTCTTCTGCTTCTTTCCAAActtctttctccttctctGATTCCGGAGTGATCTGGTTAATCACCGCCGATTTTCCGGTCTCGGAGTCACGAGCCACAAATGTGAAGTTAGCCGTAAGGGCAACCGCATCCAAGGGATCCGATGTTTCTGCAGAAGTACGAAAAATGTGAAAGACAGCGCAAAATGATACGGAGAAAATTTCAGTTCCTACAAATTGTCAGTTAGTTCGATTTTTCGGGAATGGAACAGAATGCTCACTTACAAGGTGGAAAAAACAATAACATGGTTATGGTATCAAATGTACCTTCAGAAGACTGAATCACTTCTAATTGGATCTCCATGGACGAACGGCCGACCCAAGTAACAGCCCCAGCTATCGTTAGATCAGTGTCTACCTTAATAGGTTTTCTCAGGACCATCTTGTCGACGGATGCTGTGACTAATATCAGGGGCCTAGTGGAGCTATCTTCGCCGGAGCAGTGCTGGAGCATCCAGGAAATCAGAAAGGATTCTAACGAAAATAAGAGAAGCGGGTAATTACAAAAGCAATGCCATGCTTCGAAATAAACAAAGGATCTCCTACAAGGAGAGAATAGATACACCCTGTATCCTCAAATAAATGCCCCTACCCGTAGAAACACAGATGTCAATGAGTGGGTAGTTGTATGCTTTGGTACCCCTGATTATAGTACGAAGAACTGAATGTAGAGAAATTGGTAATGATTATAAGAGTAAAGTGGGAATGTTATTACCACGATGTTCAGAAATAGGACACAAATTCGAAGATCAACTTCATTTAttcagggacagagggagtataatctAAATGAGATAAATCATATACACAACTAGGAAGCTGCTATAATATTTCTAGACGAGCAAGAGAAGAGCGACTCAAGAAGAAGACATATTGGGTGGTAATAGCCGACTTGCTGATTTGAGCAACATGGGCGTTTCCTTAAACTCCATGGCACGAATGCCATGGTCAATCCTACGATCTCGTATCCTTTTTACCTCCAAGAAATTTGTAATGATTATAAAGgtcaaattttgaagttttgCATCAGTTTACCATGAAAATCTGAAACATGACACTTAGAGATAAATTTCATTTCCAAACAGGACACTTATTTAGGGACAAGGGAGTATaatctaaacaaaatatagGTAACAAGCAAAGCTCCGATTTTCCAAACGAGCAAGAAAATAGGGACTCAAGAAGCAGACGTATTGCTGAATAGGACGACACGATTCTAATTTGAGCAGTAGTGCCATTTTCCAATCCTACGACCTCACATCTTTCTAACTCCAAGAAATTTATAACGACTACAAGGGTAAAATAAGAAGTTATGCATCCTTTTTCTACACGAACATCATGGTTTGGCAGTAATCAACAATGAACACTCAACACGCGTTAATAGTAGGCCGTGTTTGATCACAGTTTCACCAAATTTAGCACTTTGTTTCGACAAATTCTCAACACCAGCGAAGCAAAGACAGAGCAGCCACTATCAGTTATTCAATTTCCAACTCTTACTTACCTAGACCACAAAATCTCAACCAAAATTTCACATCAATAGCACTGCTCAAACCACAATAGAATCGACAACAAACACGAAACCAAAATGTGCtttaaaaatcacaattcGAATTCTACAAACGCCTTTCAATCGATATACTAAGCTTTCAAAAGCTAAAATTGAAGCTGAGGCCATAAATCAAACAAGCAATACAGATGAAATCACAAATTTACAACACACAACACAGAGAAATTAAGTGCGAGAGTCGGAATTGGAAACTACCTTGAAAGATATAGTTCCAGCCAAAGCATCGAGATCTTCCAGCAATTTCCCCATTCTGATGTTATTCCATGGATTCCTATACTGCTCTCTCAGTATATAATCACTCGAAAACTTGTACAAAATACTCGTTCGACTCGCCGAGGGTTTCTTCGCGATCAATTCACTCTGAGCTGAGCCATTTTCCGACGAAATCTTCTCGTAGAATTTCGACCTTGCCTCCCACAATGCGTTTGTGACGGGCGAATGGTACATCCCCGGCCACAGACTGAGCGGTTTCCTAATCGAAGAGCCGGCGTCGATCGCCTCCGACGGCGGAGCGACGGAGGCTGCATCGGGAGCGGCAGGGTTCGATTCGGCTGATGAAATCGATCTTCGTTGAGTGGATTTGTCGAATTTCGGAACGGAATCGAGAaatttggggacggagggtcCATTTTGTAGGGTTTTGCTGCGGTTTTGTGGAATTAGGGGTGAATTGGGGGGGAATTTGGTGGGGAGATTGAAAAGGTGGGGAGGAGGTGAAGGAATTTTGGCATGATTTGCTGGTTTCAATTTGCGCAGGATGTGAGAGATTGGAGTTTTCATGGGTGCATTCAGCTGGAGATGATGAGAGAGAATCGTGGCTTTTATCAATGGATTGTGATTGGGTGATTTGTGGGATCAAGGCGCCATTGAAGGACGACTGAGCTCagttaaatttttcttttttcatttaataaaatttcaatttctaaaattttgatgaaaatcatttaccataaaaaattaaaaatgcatatagttttgaaaattatataattgaagTACCAATTTATCACTTGAATCAAGTGCAAATAATATCAAGGGCATCGTTAACCGGACTAGCCGCTAGCGGCCCGAGCAGAGGGTGTCATCGGGTGGGACATGGGGCTGGCGGTGCGGGTCAATGCGCACAGGGCAGAGCCATAAATTAAACTCAGAATGGGCAAAAATATACACAGGCAAATAATTTGAAGAATTGAAAAGGGCCATTTAAGAAGaaagtcaaataaatatttaaattaaaaaaaaatcagtataAATACTTTTTGAGGAGCAAATGCCTTATAATAGGCGGTAAAGATCACCTACTCCACTAATcataattcattcatattccacactcacaacaaaataaaatagatccatcaaaatttattaaaattgttcATATTTATAAGAATATTTTATCTTGTTGTGAATGTGGAGTAGAAATGGAATATGATTAGTGGACTAGGTGatccttagagcatccacaatagggtGGACACTTTGGCTGGACacttttatgttttttgtctatagccaatttttatttgtacacggacaaaaaaaaaaattttcgcagcaatagtggacactttttttagccacatttcactttattttatttgtatattttaattcaaatgcaattaaaattatcggacAATCTATCAAGAATTTactttcaattcaaattttctatccaaatttaaaaatctagaatttacTTTGAATTCATTTATTCTCTCATTCCTTGTgtaattctttttaatttttatatttttaataaagtaatttagTGAGTTATATTGTTATGTATTTCTATATTAtagattaattagtaatttaaaaaagagGTATGTGTTATAGCAATTGTGGTATCAATGAACTAAAgatgattaataatttgatcGAAGCTAAAAGTACGACAAAAGACACACATTATGGATGCCTAAATATGGAAATTGCTTTTGATCGAATCACGGTTTCCTACAAAATTTTATCA is a window from the Salvia hispanica cultivar TCC Black 2014 chromosome 1, UniMelb_Shisp_WGS_1.0, whole genome shotgun sequence genome containing:
- the LOC125202364 gene encoding pentatricopeptide repeat-containing protein At1g62670, mitochondrial-like isoform X2, with translation MSRRAAVSAIELVHGRGFINRRSHKSGILSPPFSLFSTKAFQPKRRTIDFSSVKELDDAIKLFGEMKSMRPEPSILVYNKFMSVCVKIEQYSFALNVFDEMLQKGFPVNRYTMNIAVNCCCHLKDINSGFAIVALFFKSGYEPDAATINPLIRRLFLEGKEAEAVKLFQKVLDLKVCEPNGVMILHLIDGLCKTGKVVEAYDWVRRLESCGWRPNINAYNTLINGFCKGGQIDEALELLLKMTNKGMLPDVVTYNTMIKGLFDNGRHTDVGDLLNEMANSKISLNVRTFSILIDAYCKEGKMDEAANVLETMTQQNIFPNVFTYSTLIEGFCLKGEIDTAKQLLDSMVEMGLKPNIVSYSSLLNGYCKKGSVDEAWLLFLDIPGKGLVHNTHTYTTMIHGLFSKDRIVEGLKLFEDMKAQQVRPNMHTFTTLLDGMCRKGEIDEALSLLRMIEDEGFTPDIVMVFGGGKTLACRDGEPWLWT
- the LOC125202364 gene encoding pentatricopeptide repeat-containing protein At1g62670, mitochondrial-like isoform X1, yielding MSRRAAVSAIELVHGRGFINRRSHKSGILSPPFSLFSTKAFQPKRRTIDFSSVKELDDAIKLFGEMKSMRPEPSILVYNKFMSVCVKIEQYSFALNVFDEMLQKGFPVNRYTMNIAVNCCCHLKDINSGFAIVALFFKSGYEPDAATINPLIRRLFLEGKEAEAVKLFQKVLDLKVCEPNGVMILHLIDGLCKTGKVVEAYDWVRRLESCGWRPNINAYNTLINGFCKGGQIDEALELLLKMTNKGMLPDVVTYNTMIKGLFDNGRHTDVGDLLNEMANSKISLNVRTFSILIDAYCKEGKMDEAANVLETMTQQNIFPNVFTYSTLIEGFCLKGEIDTAKQLLDSMVEMGLKPNIVSYSSLLNGYCKKGSVDEAWLLFLDIPGKGLVHNTHTYTTMIHGLFSKDRIVEGLKLFEDMKAQQVRPNMHTFTTLLDGMCRKGEIDEALSLLRMIEDEGFTPDIVMYGALINGLCKSGKHDDARDLFNQLPSKGLQPNVSIYNMIVGSFCREGCLEEVKRLLVEMENRGCGPDRVTYLVIIKILLQQNEVDEARSFMKEMREKGFSAYYATSSTPSGDGFYSKWQNGSIGCGQGSISY